One stretch of Pandoraea oxalativorans DNA includes these proteins:
- a CDS encoding PaaI family thioesterase, whose product MSALTIRSGFIDHLGIELLRAENGESELRLDLSAKHLNSWEVMHGGVTMALLDVALSTANRSVAPEGTGVVTIEMKTSFMQPGSGEMRAFGRLLHRSTTMAYCEGEVRDANGKLVAKAMGTFKYLRRLAVGRKVHEQRLPGEPSGD is encoded by the coding sequence ATGAGTGCGCTGACCATTCGTTCGGGGTTTATCGATCATCTGGGCATCGAGTTGCTACGCGCCGAGAACGGCGAGTCGGAGTTGCGTCTGGACTTGTCGGCCAAGCATCTCAATAGCTGGGAGGTGATGCACGGCGGCGTCACGATGGCGCTGCTCGACGTTGCGCTGAGTACCGCGAATCGCAGCGTCGCACCGGAGGGTACCGGTGTCGTGACCATCGAAATGAAGACGAGCTTCATGCAGCCCGGTTCGGGTGAAATGCGTGCGTTCGGCCGATTGTTGCATCGCTCGACGACGATGGCGTACTGCGAAGGTGAGGTGCGAGATGCCAACGGCAAGCTCGTCGCCAAGGCGATGGGCACATTTAAGTATCTGCGTCGTTTGGCGGTCGGACGGAAAGTGCACGAGCAACGCCTGCCGGGCGAGCCAAGCGGGGATTGA
- a CDS encoding ABC transporter ATP-binding protein, translating into MLELIDVRAGYGGSRVLHGVTMRVAPGEIVAVLGRNGAGRSTLARAIMGQVAREGDIRWHGQALSALASHRIARLGIGYVPETRDVFGPLTVLQNLQLGQRAVKQRTGAGVANRTMTVAQAFERFEELAPRRDAPAASLSGGEQQLLSLCRAMMAGPDLLIVDEPTEGLAPRVVARIGRILTDLRATGVAILLIEQKLSLALSCAQRVAVMGRGALVFEGAPEALAAAHEIRREWLEV; encoded by the coding sequence ATGCTTGAGTTGATCGACGTCAGAGCCGGTTATGGCGGCAGTCGCGTGTTGCACGGCGTGACGATGCGGGTCGCGCCGGGCGAGATTGTGGCGGTGCTTGGGCGCAACGGGGCGGGGCGCTCCACGCTGGCTCGCGCCATCATGGGGCAGGTGGCCCGCGAGGGAGACATCCGCTGGCACGGGCAAGCGCTGAGCGCACTGGCGTCACATCGGATCGCCAGACTGGGCATTGGCTACGTGCCGGAGACGCGCGATGTCTTCGGGCCGCTGACCGTCCTCCAGAATTTGCAACTTGGCCAGCGCGCCGTGAAGCAACGGACTGGCGCGGGTGTCGCCAACCGGACGATGACTGTGGCGCAGGCCTTTGAGCGCTTTGAGGAGCTGGCGCCGCGTCGCGATGCACCGGCCGCTTCGCTATCGGGGGGGGAGCAGCAGTTGCTTTCTCTATGTCGGGCCATGATGGCCGGACCGGATTTGTTGATCGTCGACGAACCGACCGAGGGACTCGCGCCGCGCGTGGTGGCGCGCATTGGACGGATTCTCACGGATCTGCGAGCGACGGGCGTCGCCATCTTGTTAATCGAACAGAAGCTCTCGCTAGCGCTGAGCTGTGCGCAGCGCGTTGCCGTCATGGGGCGCGGCGCACTGGTCTTCGAGGGCGCCCCGGAGGCGCTTGCGGCCGCGCACGAGATCCGTCGCGAATGGCTTGAGGTGTAG
- a CDS encoding ABC transporter ATP-binding protein, which produces MSPFVMRAGPTATPAQALSVRGVGKAFGRTQVLSGVDLTLSPGERLAIIGPNGAGKSTLFDVITGRTRPDSGRVLMHDRDVTGRRPHVISRLGLSRSFQTSQLFGQMSVIDHLRCAGLWTSGHRYTFWRRMRGLDDVTRRSEAWLERLGLEARRDVPAGALSYAEQRVLEVGLCAASAGDVMLLDEPTAGMSQSESARMVSLIAELSRGRSLLMIEHDMHVVFSLADRIAVLARGAVIACDTPDRIRTHPDVRMAYLGEFADRFDVDATSEGRDA; this is translated from the coding sequence ATGAGTCCATTCGTCATGCGGGCGGGTCCAACGGCGACCCCGGCACAGGCGTTGAGCGTTCGGGGGGTCGGTAAAGCGTTCGGACGGACACAGGTGCTGAGTGGGGTCGATCTCACGCTCTCGCCCGGTGAGCGGCTCGCCATCATTGGCCCCAATGGCGCAGGGAAAAGCACGCTCTTCGATGTCATCACGGGAAGAACGCGCCCCGATAGTGGGCGTGTGCTGATGCACGATCGCGATGTAACTGGCCGCCGGCCCCATGTCATCAGCAGACTCGGGTTATCGCGCAGCTTCCAGACGTCGCAATTATTCGGCCAGATGAGTGTGATCGACCATTTGCGGTGTGCCGGTCTTTGGACGAGCGGCCATCGTTATACGTTCTGGCGGCGTATGCGCGGTCTCGACGATGTGACCCGACGCAGCGAAGCGTGGCTCGAACGTCTTGGACTGGAGGCTCGGCGCGATGTGCCTGCGGGGGCGTTGAGCTACGCGGAGCAGCGTGTGCTGGAGGTCGGTTTGTGCGCGGCATCGGCGGGCGACGTGATGTTGCTCGACGAGCCGACCGCCGGCATGAGTCAGTCGGAGTCTGCGCGCATGGTGTCCCTGATCGCCGAACTGAGCCGTGGGCGCTCGCTGCTCATGATCGAGCACGACATGCACGTCGTATTCTCGCTCGCCGACCGAATCGCGGTGCTGGCGCGTGGCGCCGTGATCGCGTGCGATACGCCTGACCGGATTCGTACGCATCCCGACGTCCGGATGGCGTATCTCGGCGAATTCGCGGATCGATTCGACGTCGACGCAACGAGCGAGGGCCGCGATGCTTGA
- a CDS encoding 3-hydroxyacyl-CoA dehydrogenase NAD-binding domain-containing protein, whose translation MSTAYEVRDGVAVITLENPPVNGLGHATRAGIAQGLTQAQSDAQVRAIVLIGGGKAFSGGADIREFNTPKATQSPLLVDVINALDACTKPVVAAVHAVAMGGGLELALACHYRVALPGAQIALPEVKLGLLPGAGGTQRLPRAIGVARALDMVVTGRVVKSETLVGTLFSEVFEGNHEDLLAGAIASASDVADAGNALPRLRDVAIEDADGSAQSAIDAARDKVQREQPHFPAPHKCVAAVEAALQRPFDDGVKFERECFVALVSSPESKALRHAFLGERAAAKIADVPDDTPVRSIERVAVIGAGTMGNGIAMTFANAGIPVTLVDTTEASLARGVEAMRSNYARAVTRGKLSADEAEKRLARIHGSTDFASVADADLIVEAVFEDMAIKQVVFRELDKVAKPGAILASNTSTLNLDALAQTTSRAADVVGMHFFSPANVMRLLEVVRGAHTGKDVLATVMKLAKRIGKLAVVARVCDGFIGNRMLEPYFKQSQWMVEQGATPAQVDAAIERFGFAMGPFRTSDLAGNDVSWAIRKRRYAEQPGIVYPKIADVLCDAGRYGQKTHAGWYDYAEGDRTPRESAKVAQMLDDYRKTNGITPRVFSDDEIVDRLVYALVNGGARVLADGTAARASDIDMVYLNGYGFPLWRGGPMLYADTVGLDKVLARVKTFESGEHGEDWTPAARLVELAEAGKRFNG comes from the coding sequence ATGAGCACGGCTTATGAGGTTCGAGACGGCGTGGCCGTCATCACGCTGGAGAATCCCCCGGTCAATGGTCTGGGGCATGCAACGCGTGCTGGCATCGCGCAAGGGCTGACGCAAGCCCAGTCGGACGCACAGGTCCGTGCCATTGTGCTGATTGGCGGCGGCAAAGCGTTCTCCGGCGGCGCCGATATCCGTGAGTTCAATACGCCGAAAGCCACGCAGAGTCCGCTGCTCGTCGACGTGATCAATGCGCTCGATGCGTGCACCAAACCGGTCGTCGCGGCGGTGCATGCGGTCGCTATGGGCGGTGGTCTGGAACTGGCGCTCGCTTGCCACTACCGCGTGGCGTTGCCGGGGGCGCAAATTGCCTTGCCGGAAGTGAAGCTGGGCCTGCTCCCGGGGGCAGGCGGCACACAGCGCCTGCCGCGTGCTATTGGCGTCGCGCGTGCGCTCGACATGGTCGTGACGGGACGCGTCGTGAAGTCCGAAACGCTCGTCGGTACGCTTTTTTCCGAGGTTTTCGAGGGCAATCACGAGGATTTGCTGGCGGGCGCCATCGCGTCCGCCAGTGACGTGGCCGACGCCGGGAACGCACTGCCGCGATTGCGCGACGTTGCGATCGAAGACGCCGACGGCTCGGCGCAATCGGCCATCGACGCTGCACGAGACAAGGTGCAGCGCGAGCAACCGCATTTTCCGGCGCCGCATAAGTGTGTGGCGGCAGTCGAAGCGGCGTTGCAGCGTCCGTTTGACGATGGCGTCAAATTCGAGCGCGAGTGTTTCGTCGCACTGGTGAGTTCGCCGGAATCGAAGGCGCTGCGTCATGCGTTTCTCGGTGAGCGCGCGGCCGCAAAAATTGCGGACGTGCCCGACGATACGCCGGTGCGCAGCATTGAACGCGTAGCTGTCATCGGCGCGGGAACGATGGGTAACGGCATTGCGATGACGTTTGCCAATGCGGGCATTCCCGTTACGCTGGTGGATACGACCGAGGCCTCGTTGGCGCGCGGCGTCGAGGCCATGCGCAGCAACTACGCCCGGGCCGTCACGCGCGGCAAGCTGTCGGCCGACGAGGCGGAGAAGCGGCTGGCACGTATTCACGGCAGTACCGATTTCGCATCGGTGGCCGACGCCGATCTGATCGTCGAAGCCGTTTTCGAAGACATGGCGATCAAGCAGGTCGTTTTCCGCGAACTGGACAAGGTCGCCAAGCCCGGCGCAATTCTGGCATCGAACACCTCCACGCTGAATCTCGACGCGCTGGCGCAAACCACTTCGCGCGCGGCGGACGTCGTCGGCATGCATTTCTTCAGCCCGGCGAACGTCATGCGCCTGCTCGAAGTCGTGCGCGGCGCGCATACGGGCAAGGATGTGCTGGCTACGGTCATGAAGCTCGCGAAGCGTATCGGCAAGCTGGCCGTGGTGGCGCGCGTGTGCGACGGCTTTATCGGCAACCGCATGCTCGAACCGTATTTCAAGCAATCGCAGTGGATGGTCGAGCAAGGCGCGACGCCTGCGCAGGTGGACGCCGCCATCGAACGTTTCGGCTTCGCGATGGGCCCGTTCCGTACGAGCGATCTGGCGGGCAACGATGTCAGTTGGGCGATTCGCAAGCGCCGTTACGCCGAACAACCGGGGATCGTATATCCGAAGATTGCCGACGTGCTTTGCGATGCGGGGCGTTACGGTCAGAAGACGCACGCCGGCTGGTATGACTATGCCGAGGGCGATCGTACGCCGCGCGAGTCGGCCAAAGTTGCACAAATGCTCGACGACTATCGCAAGACGAACGGCATAACGCCACGCGTCTTCTCTGATGACGAGATCGTCGATCGCCTCGTGTACGCACTGGTGAACGGGGGCGCGAGAGTGCTGGCCGACGGAACGGCGGCGCGCGCATCGGACATCGACATGGTGTATCTGAATGGCTACGGTTTCCCACTGTGGCGCGGCGGTCCGATGCTCTACGCCGATACGGTCGGACTCGACAAGGTGCTCGCACGTGTGAAGACGTTCGAAAGTGGCGAGCACGGCGAGGACTGGACTCCCGCCGCACGACTGGTCGAACTGGCCGAAGCCGGGAAGCGTTTCAACGGCTAA
- the pncA gene encoding bifunctional nicotinamidase/pyrazinamidase — MKPMDEVLLVIDVQNDFMPGGALAVPHGEEVVPAINALASQFAHVVITQDWHPAAHVSFAENHSGRQPFETITLPYGEQVLWPAHCVQNTQGAAIHADLHLPHAQAVVRKGYQTSVDSYSAFLEADRKTPTGLAGYLREKGVRRVHCVGLATDFCVAWSALDAKAAGFDACVIEHACRAIDLNGSLGAAWATLAAAGVSRE, encoded by the coding sequence ATGAAGCCAATGGACGAAGTGCTGCTCGTGATCGACGTGCAGAACGATTTCATGCCGGGCGGTGCGCTGGCGGTTCCTCATGGGGAGGAGGTGGTCCCGGCGATCAACGCGCTGGCGAGTCAGTTCGCTCACGTGGTGATCACGCAAGACTGGCATCCGGCGGCGCACGTGTCGTTTGCGGAAAATCATTCCGGACGTCAACCGTTCGAAACGATCACGTTGCCGTACGGCGAGCAGGTGTTGTGGCCAGCCCATTGTGTTCAGAACACACAGGGCGCTGCGATACATGCGGATCTGCATCTTCCGCATGCGCAGGCGGTGGTGCGCAAGGGCTATCAGACGAGCGTCGACAGCTATTCGGCGTTTCTTGAAGCCGACCGCAAAACGCCGACCGGCCTCGCAGGCTATTTGCGCGAGAAGGGCGTCAGGCGCGTACATTGCGTGGGACTCGCGACGGATTTCTGCGTCGCGTGGAGTGCGCTCGACGCCAAAGCCGCAGGCTTCGACGCGTGTGTGATCGAACACGCGTGCCGCGCCATCGATCTGAACGGTTCGTTGGGTGCAGCATGGGCGACCTTGGCCGCCGCAGGCGTATCGCGTGAATAG
- a CDS encoding NADP-dependent oxidoreductase, producing the protein MTINRQILLVSRPTGEATLDNFHLAAPELPELGDGQVLVRNFYLSLDPYMRGRMSDAKSYAPPQPLDTVMIGATVGEVIESRNPDWQPGDAVTAMFGWQEYGISDGSNLRRLHDASVPMSAYLGAAGMPGVTAWYGLNRIIAPKAGETVVVSAASGAVGSVVGQLAKRAGCRVIGIAGGEQKCTYVVDTLGFDACVDYKAGNVYEALRNAAPDGIDGYFENVGGEVFDAVMRNLNAHSRIALCGMIAGYNGEPIPMKYPSLLLTQRVKLEGFIIMEHLDIWPQALKELTEAISAGELRYRESMTQGIESAPAAFLGLLKGENFGKQIVRLV; encoded by the coding sequence ATGACGATCAATCGCCAGATTTTGCTGGTCTCCCGCCCGACGGGGGAAGCCACGCTCGACAACTTCCACCTTGCCGCCCCTGAGCTGCCCGAGCTGGGCGACGGGCAGGTGCTGGTGCGCAATTTCTACCTTTCCCTCGATCCGTACATGCGTGGCCGGATGAGCGACGCCAAGTCGTACGCACCGCCGCAGCCGCTCGATACGGTGATGATCGGTGCGACCGTGGGCGAGGTGATCGAGTCGCGAAATCCCGACTGGCAACCGGGCGATGCCGTGACGGCCATGTTCGGCTGGCAGGAGTACGGTATTTCGGACGGCAGCAATCTGCGTCGCCTTCACGACGCGAGCGTGCCGATGAGCGCCTATCTCGGTGCTGCCGGTATGCCAGGGGTGACGGCCTGGTACGGTTTGAACCGGATCATTGCGCCGAAGGCGGGCGAGACGGTCGTGGTGAGCGCGGCGTCCGGCGCGGTGGGTAGCGTTGTCGGGCAGTTGGCCAAGCGGGCAGGATGTCGTGTGATCGGCATCGCCGGTGGCGAACAGAAGTGCACATACGTCGTCGACACGCTAGGCTTCGACGCGTGTGTCGATTACAAGGCGGGCAACGTCTACGAAGCATTGCGTAACGCTGCGCCCGACGGCATCGACGGATACTTCGAGAACGTGGGCGGCGAGGTGTTCGACGCCGTGATGCGCAACCTCAACGCGCATTCGCGCATCGCGCTGTGCGGCATGATCGCGGGGTACAACGGCGAGCCGATTCCGATGAAGTACCCGTCGCTGCTGCTCACGCAACGTGTGAAGCTCGAAGGCTTCATCATCATGGAACACCTGGATATCTGGCCGCAGGCGCTCAAGGAACTGACCGAAGCGATCTCGGCCGGTGAGCTGCGTTACCGCGAGTCGATGACGCAGGGCATTGAAAGCGCGCCTGCGGCATTCCTCGGCTTGCTCAAGGGCGAGAACTTCGGCAAGCAGATCGTGCGGTTGGTGTGA
- a CDS encoding branched-chain amino acid ABC transporter permease, with the protein MDEVIVNAPHAPHASPASWRGRVAVWSAFAAILCVAPWCFPSDAALTLMTQMGTAAILALSFNLLLGSTGLLSFCHATYAGIGAYAGVWCMNRIGIHGLPVSMALVPFAGALAGGVAGATLGYVTTRRAGMTFAMITLGVAELVWVMAAMLPEWFGGERGIPTDRTLGAAWFGVTFATQREVYGLVAFWLFISAGMMFGVTRTPLGFLARAVRDNPVRVAFLGQSPAAVRYRMQILAAAFAGVAGALGAMNFELVSADTFSLERSGIVLVFTVLGGASYFAGPMLGAVVGVFATVVLATITRAWQLYLGLGFLVVVVFAPGGIAGLLAAHWQAWRDGALRKLWKPYAALWAGGALTLSAGVVIIETIYDARLAVDGVSTGGLTHRLGVGAWMLAVVAGLAGGAILTFAGRRLRRKVGDAAVTVEVLR; encoded by the coding sequence ATGGACGAGGTGATCGTGAACGCGCCGCATGCGCCGCACGCGAGTCCTGCGTCGTGGCGCGGCCGGGTCGCCGTGTGGTCGGCCTTCGCCGCCATCCTGTGTGTGGCCCCATGGTGTTTCCCGTCCGACGCGGCGCTGACCCTGATGACGCAAATGGGGACGGCCGCGATTCTTGCGCTCTCCTTCAACCTGCTGCTCGGCTCGACGGGCCTGCTTAGCTTTTGTCATGCAACTTACGCGGGCATCGGCGCGTATGCCGGTGTGTGGTGCATGAATCGCATCGGCATTCACGGGTTGCCGGTGTCGATGGCGCTCGTGCCGTTCGCGGGGGCGCTGGCGGGGGGCGTAGCGGGGGCCACGCTCGGGTACGTCACGACGCGTCGCGCCGGCATGACGTTCGCCATGATCACACTCGGGGTGGCCGAGCTTGTCTGGGTGATGGCCGCGATGCTGCCCGAGTGGTTCGGCGGCGAGCGCGGCATTCCCACCGACCGCACGCTTGGTGCTGCATGGTTCGGTGTGACGTTCGCGACGCAACGCGAAGTCTATGGACTGGTCGCTTTCTGGTTGTTCATTTCTGCGGGCATGATGTTCGGCGTAACACGCACGCCGCTGGGATTTCTGGCACGCGCCGTGCGCGACAACCCGGTGCGGGTCGCATTCCTTGGCCAGTCGCCTGCCGCTGTGCGATACCGCATGCAGATCCTCGCGGCCGCGTTTGCCGGGGTGGCCGGGGCGTTGGGCGCAATGAATTTCGAACTGGTGAGCGCCGACACATTCAGTCTGGAGCGCTCGGGTATTGTGCTCGTCTTCACGGTGCTGGGCGGGGCGTCGTATTTCGCCGGGCCGATGCTCGGGGCTGTCGTTGGGGTGTTTGCGACCGTCGTGCTCGCCACGATAACCCGGGCATGGCAACTCTATCTCGGTCTGGGATTTCTGGTCGTCGTGGTGTTCGCGCCGGGTGGCATTGCGGGCCTGCTGGCGGCGCATTGGCAGGCATGGCGTGACGGTGCGCTTCGCAAGCTTTGGAAGCCCTATGCAGCCTTATGGGCGGGTGGCGCGCTGACGCTATCTGCTGGCGTCGTGATCATAGAAACGATCTATGACGCGCGACTTGCCGTCGATGGTGTGTCGACCGGTGGGCTGACCCATCGTCTGGGCGTGGGCGCGTGGATGCTCGCTGTCGTTGCGGGTCTGGCGGGCGGGGCGATCCTGACGTTTGCAGGGCGTCGTTTGCGCCGCAAGGTCGGCGACGCCGCGGTGACGGTGGAGGTCCTGCGATGA